One Nodularia sp. LEGE 06071 DNA segment encodes these proteins:
- a CDS encoding HAMP domain-containing protein, translating to MLLSIAVLGTSIGFLIADYYQQQAQKREEAAIEELYQMYQLKTIVFRVRTNQHKLILYMEQPRRWREQYTLLLKYVEEARQVWFEFKASYSTENSIIYDSVIEQEAVHRLLQNYKDFDIYLQRTEALFRDNNPSKLSPREIKTVQTELFNFMHGSSVFMIDAFLDDITNIVEVISEEYQQANWELQRAEKLRLYIIVGSLSLSIAIATLLAIYTSGTIARPIQAVTHIAQQVTEQSNFDLQAPVTTNDEVGILAASLNRLIQEVQQLIKAQNNANEQLEVYSQVLEEKVRERTRELKEKNLSLELALNELRRTQAQLIETEQNGEKN from the coding sequence GTGCTTTTGAGTATCGCTGTATTGGGAACGAGTATTGGGTTCCTGATTGCCGATTATTATCAGCAACAAGCGCAAAAGCGCGAAGAAGCCGCCATTGAAGAGTTATATCAGATGTATCAACTCAAAACCATTGTGTTTCGTGTGCGGACAAACCAACACAAGCTGATTTTATACATGGAGCAACCAAGGAGATGGCGAGAACAATATACTTTGTTACTGAAGTATGTTGAAGAAGCTAGACAAGTTTGGTTTGAGTTCAAAGCTAGTTACAGCACTGAGAACAGTATCATCTATGATTCTGTAATTGAACAAGAAGCAGTTCATCGCTTGTTGCAGAACTACAAAGACTTTGATATTTATTTACAGCGTACAGAGGCTTTGTTTCGCGATAACAATCCCAGTAAATTATCACCAAGGGAGATTAAGACAGTACAAACCGAACTGTTCAATTTCATGCATGGTTCATCAGTGTTTATGATTGATGCTTTTCTCGATGACATCACGAATATTGTGGAAGTCATATCTGAGGAGTATCAGCAAGCCAATTGGGAATTGCAAAGGGCTGAAAAATTACGCCTGTACATTATTGTCGGTAGCCTGTCACTATCAATTGCGATCGCCACATTACTAGCAATTTACACTAGTGGTACTATAGCTCGTCCCATTCAAGCAGTTACCCATATTGCCCAACAGGTAACAGAGCAATCTAATTTTGATTTGCAAGCACCAGTCACAACTAATGATGAAGTGGGGATTTTGGCGGCTTCCCTGAATCGTCTCATCCAGGAAGTTCAGCAACTGATCAAAGCTCAAAATAATGCTAACGAACAGCTAGAAGTCTACAGTCAGGTACTAGAAGAAAAAGTGCGTGAACGAACGCGGGAGTTAAAGGAGAAAAATCTGAGCTTGGAGTTGGCATTAAATGAATTGCGTCGGACTCAAGCTCAACTCATAGAAACTGAGCAAAATGGTGAAAAAAACTGA
- a CDS encoding glycosyltransferase family 47 protein: MSVINTLANQYYIYMKREQKPIPWNIYDSNPPINFGSATYFSQVLQTIENSFQVSGLIFYVTWDQIDELPSYGTNVVVLVIGDEWYRIPKYAHKVRAVFKCIGTRPILGCNPFRKPSLLNLLTLIQFLRVLLVCSPGLINYSFNKLKSWLSGKETIGRIFEIPLGYNNSKDLPIKNIKDRLYETYFSGSVIHIPYPVWSLKHWLGTPKALARKLMISSLKKFQKKNPGLKVELSITGGFRNRTSEDERSYCEIMMDTKICLVPRGTSFETTRLFEAMKYGCILVTEALPSRWYLDGAPVIQIKDWQDVEKILENLLDNQQLMEELHQKSLNWWKHKCSEAIVGNYMIEKLTGDIPLWKKHAADLSMSLTPP, encoded by the coding sequence ATGTCTGTAATCAATACGCTTGCCAATCAGTACTATATCTACATGAAACGAGAACAAAAACCAATACCTTGGAATATATATGACAGTAATCCCCCGATCAACTTTGGCTCGGCTACATATTTTAGTCAGGTATTACAGACTATCGAGAATAGTTTCCAGGTTAGCGGTTTAATATTTTATGTAACTTGGGATCAAATAGATGAACTACCATCTTATGGGACAAATGTTGTCGTGTTAGTAATCGGTGATGAATGGTATCGCATACCCAAATATGCTCACAAAGTCAGGGCAGTATTTAAGTGCATAGGCACACGACCAATACTCGGATGTAATCCATTTCGTAAACCTTCTTTGTTAAATTTGCTGACGCTAATTCAATTTTTGCGAGTCTTGCTAGTCTGTTCTCCAGGTCTGATTAATTATAGTTTTAACAAGTTAAAAAGCTGGTTATCAGGCAAAGAGACAATTGGCAGAATCTTTGAAATTCCTTTGGGTTACAACAACTCAAAAGATTTGCCCATCAAGAATATCAAAGATCGTCTCTATGAAACTTATTTTTCTGGTAGCGTCATACATATACCTTATCCTGTATGGTCTTTGAAACACTGGTTAGGAACTCCCAAAGCCTTGGCTCGAAAACTAATGATATCGAGTTTAAAGAAGTTCCAGAAAAAAAATCCTGGTTTGAAAGTTGAGTTATCAATTACTGGTGGCTTCCGTAATAGAACTAGTGAAGATGAGCGTAGTTATTGTGAAATCATGATGGATACTAAAATATGTTTGGTTCCCAGAGGTACGTCCTTTGAAACTACTCGTTTGTTTGAAGCTATGAAATATGGTTGTATTTTGGTGACAGAAGCTTTGCCTTCAAGGTGGTATTTAGATGGAGCGCCTGTGATTCAAATCAAGGATTGGCAGGATGTAGAGAAGATATTAGAAAATCTGCTAGACAATCAGCAACTCATGGAAGAACTGCACCAGAAATCATTGAATTGGTGGAAGCATAAATGTTCAGAAGCGATTGTGGGAAATTACATGATTGAAAAATTGACCGGGGATATCCCACTGTGGAAGAAACACGCAGCAGATTTGTCTATGTCTTTGACTCCACCCTAA
- a CDS encoding SRPBCC family protein — protein sequence MSAFHLSDSIIKGLNMPWSHEKQSSLMQGEILLQTQSHTAWGGSVTACMYLPLLRSQVWQQLTDYPRWVQYFPDVTKSEVLSRGEVKQLYQVAQKTFLFFTVQMEIYLEVVELLGQQIEFRMQKGTFVDFAAILDLKDFGDGTLLAYQVKATPNIPMPSIFIQQAMNFELPANMRKMRQVLCKVQ from the coding sequence ATGTCTGCGTTTCATCTCTCAGACTCGATTATTAAAGGTTTGAATATGCCTTGGAGTCACGAAAAGCAATCGTCGTTGATGCAGGGTGAAATTTTGTTGCAAACGCAATCCCATACAGCCTGGGGTGGATCTGTGACCGCTTGTATGTATTTACCGCTGTTGCGATCGCAAGTATGGCAACAATTAACTGATTACCCTCGTTGGGTACAGTATTTTCCTGATGTCACCAAAAGCGAAGTTTTATCCAGAGGTGAAGTCAAACAACTGTATCAAGTAGCACAAAAAACCTTTTTATTTTTTACAGTTCAAATGGAAATCTATCTTGAGGTTGTAGAATTACTAGGGCAACAAATTGAATTCCGGATGCAAAAAGGAACTTTTGTTGACTTTGCAGCCATTTTAGATTTAAAAGATTTTGGCGATGGCACTTTGTTGGCATATCAAGTCAAAGCTACGCCTAATATCCCCATGCCTTCAATTTTCATTCAACAAGCCATGAATTTTGAATTGCCTGCAAATATGCGTAAAATGCGACAAGTTTTATGTAAGGTTCAATAA
- the rd gene encoding rubredoxin produces the protein MEKYVCSVCGYEYDPEIGDPDSGIAPGTPFEDIPEDWVCPVCGATKDLFELLEL, from the coding sequence ATGGAAAAGTATGTATGTAGTGTTTGCGGCTACGAATATGACCCCGAAATTGGTGATCCTGATAGCGGTATAGCCCCAGGAACACCCTTTGAAGATATCCCAGAGGATTGGGTCTGTCCAGTTTGCGGCGCGACAAAAGATTTATTTGAACTGTTAGAACTGTGA
- the trmFO gene encoding FADH(2)-oxidizing methylenetetrahydrofolate--tRNA-(uracil(54)-C(5))-methyltransferase TrmFO: MDKQPIQVIGGGLAGTEAAWQIAQAGVPVILHEMRPKRFSPAHHTEHLAELVCSNSFGAMASDRATGLLHEELRQLNSIVISKADEHAVPAGGALAVDRGQFGQDLTQTLCNHPLIEFRRGEVPAIPEGIVVLATGPLTSPDLAADLHRVTGMEYLSFFDAASPIVVGESINHDVAFMASRYDKGEAAYLNCPMNKEQYLHFWSELRQAEQTEIKDFERETAKFFEACLPIEEQAHRGEDTMRYGPLKPVGLSDTRTGERSYAVVQLRQEDKAGQLWNMVGFQTNLRWGEQKRVFRLIPGLENAEFVRLGVMHRNTFINAPQLMHSTLQFKQRPTLLAAGQLIGTEGYSAAAADGWLAGTNAARIALGKEPLIAPPTTMMGALLDFISSASPKHFQPMPPNFGIMPDLGVKIKSKPERYGRYRDRSLADLASWKNQF, encoded by the coding sequence ATGGATAAACAACCGATACAAGTAATTGGAGGTGGACTAGCTGGGACAGAAGCAGCTTGGCAAATAGCCCAGGCTGGAGTGCCGGTGATTCTCCATGAAATGCGCCCAAAACGCTTTAGCCCTGCCCATCATACCGAACATCTGGCGGAATTAGTCTGTAGTAATTCCTTTGGGGCTATGGCTAGCGATCGCGCTACAGGATTATTACACGAAGAGCTACGTCAACTCAATTCCATTGTAATTTCCAAAGCCGATGAACACGCCGTTCCAGCTGGTGGGGCGCTAGCTGTAGACAGAGGACAATTTGGCCAAGACTTGACACAAACCTTATGTAATCATCCTTTAATTGAATTTCGCCGGGGTGAAGTCCCAGCTATTCCGGAAGGAATCGTAGTTTTAGCAACGGGGCCGTTAACCAGTCCAGATTTAGCCGCAGATTTGCATCGCGTAACGGGGATGGAATACCTCAGCTTTTTTGATGCGGCTAGTCCCATTGTTGTGGGAGAATCGATTAACCATGATGTTGCTTTTATGGCATCACGCTATGACAAAGGTGAAGCCGCTTACCTGAACTGTCCGATGAATAAAGAGCAATATTTGCACTTTTGGTCAGAACTTCGGCAAGCTGAACAAACTGAAATCAAGGACTTTGAACGGGAAACAGCGAAATTTTTTGAGGCTTGTTTACCCATTGAAGAACAAGCGCACCGGGGAGAAGACACGATGCGTTACGGCCCCCTGAAGCCAGTAGGATTGTCTGATACTCGCACCGGAGAACGTTCCTATGCCGTGGTACAGCTACGCCAAGAAGATAAAGCCGGTCAACTTTGGAACATGGTAGGATTCCAAACTAATCTGCGCTGGGGTGAACAAAAGCGAGTTTTCCGGCTGATTCCGGGTTTAGAAAATGCGGAATTTGTGCGTTTGGGAGTCATGCACCGCAACACTTTTATTAATGCGCCCCAATTAATGCACTCGACTTTGCAATTTAAGCAGCGTCCCACTTTGTTAGCGGCTGGACAATTGATTGGTACTGAAGGTTACAGCGCCGCCGCCGCAGATGGTTGGTTAGCGGGAACCAATGCAGCGCGCATAGCTTTGGGTAAGGAACCATTGATAGCACCACCCACTACGATGATGGGGGCGTTATTGGACTTTATTAGTTCGGCTTCTCCGAAGCATTTTCAACCAATGCCGCCGAATTTTGGCATTATGCCGGATTTAGGGGTAAAAATTAAAAGTAAGCCAGAGCGTTATGGACGTTATCGCGATCGCTCTTTGGCTGATTTAGCCAGTTGGAAAAATCAGTTTTAA
- a CDS encoding NAD(P)/FAD-dependent oxidoreductase: MLPLNIVVIGGGAAGFFGAIACAKVNPHAQVTLLEASRQPLAKVLISGGGRCNVTHACFEPERLVLNYPRGGKALRGAFSRFQAQDTVAWFTDHGVHLKTEADGRMFPITDNSETIVECLIKATAKFGVELRLGTPVVSVKKVNPEAGFEILLKSGETKKCDRLLLATGSNPVGYKIARDFGHHIEPPVPSLFTFNIPDPNLRALAGVSVPTVQLRLAGTGKPPLEQTGPLLITHWGMSGPAVLKLSAWGARFLHENRYQATLLVNWLPDFSAEQGRQKILAVKTQWGQKAIALHRGVDLPHRLWQYIVDRAGITTEERWAEISNKKLNQLVQELTQGEYLIKGKGVFKEEFVTCGGVNLKQVNFKTMESKLIPGLYFAGEILDIDGITGGFNFQSAWTTSYLAGNAMSS, from the coding sequence TTGCTGCCGTTAAACATTGTAGTTATTGGGGGTGGGGCGGCCGGATTTTTTGGCGCGATCGCTTGTGCTAAAGTTAATCCTCACGCCCAAGTCACGTTACTCGAAGCTAGTCGTCAACCACTGGCGAAAGTCCTAATTTCCGGTGGAGGACGCTGTAACGTCACTCACGCTTGCTTTGAACCAGAGAGATTAGTCCTAAATTACCCCAGAGGTGGAAAAGCTCTGCGGGGTGCTTTTAGCCGCTTTCAAGCTCAAGATACAGTCGCTTGGTTTACAGACCACGGTGTACATCTGAAAACAGAAGCCGATGGGCGGATGTTTCCCATTACAGATAATTCCGAAACCATAGTGGAATGTCTAATTAAAGCCACAGCCAAATTTGGGGTAGAATTACGCCTGGGAACACCAGTAGTGTCCGTCAAAAAAGTTAACCCAGAAGCAGGATTTGAAATTCTGTTGAAATCGGGAGAAACGAAAAAGTGCGATCGCCTACTCTTAGCCACAGGAAGCAACCCTGTGGGTTATAAAATTGCCAGGGACTTTGGTCATCACATCGAACCCCCTGTACCGTCTTTATTTACCTTTAATATTCCCGACCCCAATCTCAGAGCATTGGCTGGCGTGAGTGTTCCGACTGTGCAGTTACGGTTAGCTGGTACAGGAAAACCCCCACTCGAACAAACTGGACCATTATTAATTACCCACTGGGGTATGAGTGGCCCGGCTGTCCTCAAACTTTCGGCTTGGGGTGCGAGATTTCTCCACGAAAACCGCTATCAAGCCACATTATTAGTCAATTGGCTCCCTGATTTCAGCGCCGAACAAGGGCGACAAAAAATCTTAGCCGTCAAAACACAATGGGGCCAAAAAGCGATCGCCTTGCATCGCGGCGTTGATCTACCCCACCGCCTTTGGCAATACATTGTAGACCGTGCAGGTATTACCACAGAAGAGCGGTGGGCAGAAATATCCAACAAAAAATTAAATCAGCTAGTGCAAGAACTGACTCAAGGAGAATACTTAATCAAAGGAAAAGGAGTGTTTAAAGAAGAATTTGTCACCTGCGGCGGTGTCAACCTCAAACAAGTCAACTTTAAGACAATGGAGAGTAAGTTAATTCCTGGTCTTTACTTTGCCGGAGAAATTTTAGATATTGATGGCATTACCGGTGGTTTTAACTTCCAAAGTGCTTGGACTACCTCATATTTAGCTGGCAACGCCATGAGTAGCTAA
- a CDS encoding sensor histidine kinase, translating to MSRSINRFGDRLRRGFADRLSFYKISQLLTIWQQVLGEARTRILLWYLLILGSTFLVAIPAFHYQIYQHIDQRVRQDMETDMMAFQALMDGKSFVPEDGLTDDNLEKMVTESQQLNQLHSAPEQMTELVSTEDLKKLFRAYLLYRLPEDESYFITFIDGEFYKSSPSPRPKILARNSLLMRQWAKQTQAERGEKEFFAPKFSKILYMVEPVTINGQARGIFVVAHNTAGEREEALEAVSVFVQASSLVFIVSLILTWLTAGRILAPLGIIITTAHAISESDLTQRLPTRDRGELGELAKTFNEMMDRLEAAFASQREFVNDAGHELRTPITIIRGHLELIGDDPQEQQETLALVISELDRMSRLVDDLILLAKAERADFLQITTVNVAELTEELFIKAQALAERDWQLDSIAKGQIVVDRQRITEAVINLAQNATQHTGESDTISIGSAIAKGKVRFWIRDTGEGIPLVDQKRIFERFARTSNSRRRSEGAGLGLSIVRAIAESHDGEVLLRSQLGKGSMFTITLPLDPPQKVSAYAQYSHR from the coding sequence ATGAGCAGGTCAATAAACCGTTTTGGCGATCGCCTCCGGCGCGGCTTTGCCGATCGCTTATCGTTCTACAAAATATCTCAGTTGTTGACAATATGGCAGCAAGTATTGGGAGAAGCCCGCACCCGGATTTTGCTCTGGTACTTACTAATTTTAGGCAGTACATTTCTGGTGGCGATTCCGGCATTTCATTACCAGATATATCAGCACATTGATCAGCGGGTTCGTCAGGATATGGAAACAGATATGATGGCTTTCCAGGCATTGATGGACGGCAAAAGCTTTGTTCCAGAAGATGGATTGACTGATGATAACCTGGAAAAGATGGTAACCGAGTCACAGCAATTGAATCAGTTACACTCTGCACCAGAACAAATGACTGAGCTAGTCTCCACAGAAGACTTAAAGAAGCTATTTCGAGCTTATTTACTGTATCGACTACCCGAAGATGAATCCTACTTCATCACGTTTATCGATGGTGAATTTTATAAATCTAGTCCTAGCCCTCGCCCCAAGATTTTAGCCAGAAACTCATTACTAATGAGACAGTGGGCAAAACAAACCCAAGCGGAACGAGGAGAAAAAGAATTTTTTGCCCCTAAATTTAGTAAGATTCTTTACATGGTGGAACCGGTCACGATAAATGGACAAGCACGGGGAATTTTTGTAGTAGCCCACAATACAGCTGGGGAACGGGAAGAAGCTTTAGAAGCAGTCTCTGTGTTTGTGCAAGCTTCCAGCTTAGTGTTTATCGTGTCTTTAATTCTGACCTGGTTAACGGCGGGGCGCATACTGGCTCCGCTGGGGATAATTATCACTACAGCTCATGCTATCAGTGAGTCAGATTTAACTCAGCGCTTACCTACGCGAGATCGGGGGGAATTGGGAGAATTGGCCAAGACATTCAACGAAATGATGGACAGGCTGGAAGCAGCTTTTGCCAGTCAGCGTGAATTTGTCAATGATGCTGGACACGAACTGAGAACACCGATTACCATCATTCGCGGACATTTAGAATTGATCGGAGATGATCCCCAAGAACAACAGGAAACTTTAGCATTGGTGATCAGCGAACTAGACCGGATGAGCCGTTTGGTTGATGATTTAATTTTGCTGGCCAAGGCAGAACGTGCCGATTTTTTACAGATCACAACAGTAAATGTGGCAGAGTTAACTGAGGAATTGTTTATTAAAGCCCAAGCACTGGCAGAGAGGGACTGGCAATTAGATTCTATAGCTAAAGGTCAGATTGTCGTTGATCGTCAAAGAATTACGGAAGCTGTGATTAATTTGGCGCAGAATGCGACTCAGCACACTGGGGAGAGTGATACTATTTCCATAGGTTCTGCGATCGCTAAAGGCAAGGTGCGCTTCTGGATACGTGATACAGGCGAAGGTATTCCCCTAGTGGATCAAAAACGGATTTTTGAACGCTTTGCTCGAACTTCCAACAGTCGCCGTCGTTCGGAAGGTGCGGGACTAGGGCTATCCATTGTGCGCGCGATCGCCGAATCTCACGATGGGGAAGTATTACTTCGTAGTCAATTAGGAAAAGGTTCGATGTTTACCATCACGTTACCACTCGATCCGCCGCAAAAAGTGAGTGCCTATGCCCAATATTCTCATCGTTGA
- a CDS encoding DUF924 family protein, with product MSQAKTILEFWFGYPDAPDYGKPQANWFQKTAEFDQEIRNQFLCDYQKAAAGYLDDWIDSAETCLALILLLDQFPRNMFRGTPEAFATDWEALSAAQHAVVQGYDCQFLPVQRWFIYLPFEHSENLTHQRQGVKLFQQLSHDADSVKAIENSFIHQEIIARFGRFPHRNSILGRTSTASEEEFLQQPSSWF from the coding sequence ATGTCACAGGCAAAAACAATTTTGGAATTTTGGTTTGGTTATCCAGATGCACCTGATTATGGCAAACCACAGGCTAATTGGTTTCAGAAAACAGCCGAATTTGATCAGGAAATCCGCAATCAGTTCCTCTGTGATTACCAAAAAGCCGCAGCAGGGTATTTAGACGACTGGATTGATTCAGCCGAAACCTGTTTAGCACTGATTCTACTATTGGATCAGTTTCCCCGAAATATGTTTCGTGGTACGCCTGAAGCCTTTGCAACTGACTGGGAAGCACTTTCAGCCGCCCAACACGCAGTTGTACAAGGCTATGACTGCCAATTTTTGCCTGTGCAACGCTGGTTTATTTATTTACCTTTTGAACACAGTGAAAACCTTACCCATCAGCGTCAGGGTGTCAAGCTATTTCAGCAACTGAGTCATGATGCTGATAGTGTGAAAGCAATTGAAAACTCATTTATTCATCAAGAAATAATTGCGCGTTTCGGGCGTTTTCCTCATCGTAATAGCATTTTAGGACGGACTTCCACTGCATCGGAAGAGGAGTTTTTGCAGCAGCCAAGTTCATGGTTTTAG
- a CDS encoding response regulator transcription factor yields MPNILIVEDEPRIASFIQKGLRSQGFTTTIVTDGQYVLDVVQSSTFDLLILDLRLPGKDGFQVLEELRGQGEDIPVIILSARSDIHHKVAGLEGGADDYVTKPFRFEELLARVRLRLRSPRPVRDAEEFSLKAGHVVLDLRTRQVKIGDRLIELPAREFAMAEMFCRHPGQVISREQLLDYVWGYDYNPGSNIVDVYVGYLRKKLGSKVIETVRGMGYRLRT; encoded by the coding sequence ATGCCCAATATTCTCATCGTTGAAGATGAACCCCGAATTGCTTCATTCATTCAAAAGGGATTGCGATCGCAAGGGTTCACAACCACAATTGTCACAGATGGGCAGTACGTCTTAGATGTAGTACAAAGTAGCACATTTGACTTGCTAATTCTGGATTTGAGATTGCCGGGAAAAGATGGATTTCAAGTTCTGGAAGAACTACGGGGACAAGGGGAAGACATACCTGTGATTATCCTCTCTGCCCGCAGTGACATTCATCACAAAGTGGCTGGACTCGAAGGAGGTGCAGATGATTATGTTACCAAACCTTTCCGATTTGAAGAACTCCTAGCGCGGGTACGGTTACGGTTGCGAAGTCCCAGACCTGTCAGAGATGCCGAAGAATTTAGCCTCAAAGCTGGTCATGTGGTGCTTGATTTGCGGACTCGACAAGTGAAAATAGGCGATCGCCTGATCGAATTACCAGCCCGTGAATTTGCGATGGCAGAAATGTTTTGCCGCCATCCAGGACAAGTCATCAGTCGCGAACAATTATTAGATTACGTTTGGGGTTATGACTACAACCCAGGTTCTAATATTGTGGATGTGTATGTCGGTTATCTTCGCAAGAAACTAGGCAGCAAAGTCATTGAGACAGTTAGAGGTATGGGTTATCGGTTGCGAACCTAG
- a CDS encoding GMC oxidoreductase: protein MLIDARTIPQDETLETEVCIVGAGPAGITLARELAGTDFRVVLLESGGLDFDQNTQSLSQGESVDNHFDTLESQRCFQFGGTANFWKIRLGNNVIGVRYVPLDKVDFEKRDWLPYSGWPFDKSHLDPFYKRAQALCQLGDFAYDADAWSDADTPQLPFSGNVTTNMFQFGPRAVFTHESREAINQASNITTYLNANLVEIETDDTAKNVTRLRVACLSGKEFWVSAKVVILATGGIETARLLLLSNKIQTTGLGNQNDLVGRFFMDHSLVNGGKLIPNNPEIFQKTALYDLRRVNDIPVMGKLTLAEEVMQREQLLNISTLLFPIPKLYQLKAVNSLKTLLLSIHNPQVRQDILKHLKNIVLGLDYLLPAAYGTIVNQQPFIPSLAWGGWSYIPDKEKRFAEFRLLQLAEQVPDPDNRITLTADRDRLGRQRVKLHWRWNEIDIEQIKRSQEILQQEIARAGIGELQIERDGNNLPELIHPGLHHHMGTTRMHDHPQQGVVDRNCQVHGISNLFIASSSVFPTGGYANPTLTIVALAIRLADHLKTVMA from the coding sequence ATGTTGATTGACGCACGGACAATTCCTCAAGATGAAACTCTTGAAACTGAAGTTTGTATTGTTGGGGCTGGTCCAGCCGGTATTACTTTGGCTCGTGAATTAGCTGGGACAGACTTTAGGGTTGTTTTATTAGAAAGTGGTGGACTAGATTTTGATCAGAATACTCAGTCACTTTCTCAAGGAGAAAGTGTTGATAATCATTTTGATACATTAGAAAGTCAGCGTTGTTTTCAGTTTGGTGGTACAGCAAACTTTTGGAAAATTCGACTAGGTAATAATGTCATTGGTGTGAGGTACGTACCATTAGACAAAGTAGATTTTGAAAAGCGAGATTGGCTACCTTATAGTGGTTGGCCTTTCGATAAATCTCACCTCGATCCTTTCTATAAACGCGCTCAAGCACTTTGCCAACTTGGAGATTTTGCTTATGATGCTGACGCTTGGTCAGATGCTGACACTCCTCAGCTACCATTTTCTGGAAATGTAACGACTAATATGTTTCAGTTTGGTCCTCGTGCTGTATTTACCCATGAGTCCCGTGAAGCAATTAACCAAGCTAGTAACATTACTACCTATCTCAACGCTAACTTAGTAGAAATAGAAACAGATGACACAGCTAAAAACGTAACTCGCTTACGAGTCGCCTGTTTGTCAGGTAAAGAATTTTGGGTTAGTGCTAAAGTTGTCATTCTAGCTACAGGTGGTATAGAAACGGCACGTTTACTATTGCTATCAAATAAAATTCAAACAACTGGTTTAGGTAATCAAAATGATCTAGTAGGGAGATTCTTTATGGATCATTCTCTAGTTAATGGTGGTAAATTGATTCCTAATAATCCAGAAATTTTTCAGAAAACAGCTTTATACGATTTGCGGCGAGTGAATGACATTCCTGTCATGGGCAAGTTAACTTTAGCAGAAGAAGTTATGCAGCGTGAACAATTACTAAATATAAGTACATTACTATTTCCTATCCCCAAACTATATCAGTTAAAAGCAGTCAATTCTCTGAAAACATTGCTGTTATCAATACATAATCCACAAGTCCGTCAAGATATTCTTAAACATTTAAAAAATATTGTTCTCGGTCTTGATTATCTTTTGCCTGCTGCTTACGGAACAATTGTCAACCAGCAACCTTTTATTCCTAGTCTGGCTTGGGGTGGTTGGTCGTATATTCCAGACAAGGAAAAACGATTTGCTGAGTTTAGACTACTCCAGCTAGCTGAACAAGTACCCGATCCAGACAATCGTATAACACTAACTGCCGATCGCGATCGCCTGGGTCGTCAGCGAGTCAAGTTACACTGGCGTTGGAATGAGATTGATATTGAACAGATCAAGAGAAGCCAAGAAATTTTACAACAAGAAATTGCTCGCGCTGGCATCGGTGAGTTACAAATAGAACGAGATGGTAATAATCTCCCAGAATTAATCCATCCTGGTCTACATCATCACATGGGAACAACACGGATGCATGATCATCCCCAGCAGGGTGTTGTAGACCGTAATTGCCAAGTCCACGGCATTTCTAACCTATTTATCGCCAGTAGCTCCGTATTTCCCACAGGGGGCTATGCTAATCCTACACTCACCATTGTGGCTTTAGCTATTAGGTTAGCTGACCATCTGAAAACAGTCATGGCATAG